The proteins below come from a single Malus domestica chromosome 03, GDT2T_hap1 genomic window:
- the LOC139194706 gene encoding uncharacterized protein: protein MAVDNRTIKELSASGLANAAPLCIQYPTADPEKTAEFELRSSLLHHIPKFHGLSMEDPNKHLKEFEVVCSSMTPVNVDSNILKMKAFPFSLMEKANDWLYELAPGTVTSWEI from the coding sequence atggcagtagacaatcgaaccatcaaggagctttctgccTCGGGTTTGGCCAATGCAGCCCCTCTTTGCATCCAATACCCTACGGCAGACCCTGAGAAGACCGCTGAATTTGAGTTAAGGTCAAGTTTGCTACATCATATACCCAAATTCCATGGGTTATCAATGGAGGACCCCAATAAGCACTTAAAGGAATTCGAAGTagtatgctcaagtatgacaCCGGTGAACGTGGATAGcaacatattgaagatgaaagcttttcccttttctttgatGGAGAAGGCCaatgattggttgtatgagttgGCTCCTGGaaccgtcacatcatgggagataTGA